The Bradyrhizobium ottawaense genome window below encodes:
- the ribB gene encoding 3,4-dihydroxy-2-butanone-4-phosphate synthase: MPDSVQEVLQAFARGELVVVTDDEDREGEGDLIVAASLCTAEKMAFIIRHTSGIVCAPVTTEDARRLRLDPMVAHNDSAHTTAFTVSIDYKPDGGTGISAEERASCCRALSNPNVGANDFARPGHIFPLIAKDGGVLLRSGHTEAAVDLCKLSGLPPVGVISELMNDDGSVMKGEQVAQFAAKHKLKHVTIADMIAYRQAREKLIERVSTFVTESPIGPLQGYAYRSPFDSIAHVAFVYNGVGDGKNVLTRFHKPNIVKDIFTGHKRMAAVLEHFKKSGRGVLVYLRDGAAGVPVAALPDESATEADRNRQWREVGVGAQILRDLGVTSIRHLTSSVHDYKGLSGFGIEIVANEQLES, translated from the coding sequence ATGCCCGATAGCGTTCAGGAAGTCTTGCAGGCCTTTGCCCGGGGTGAGCTCGTGGTCGTCACCGACGACGAGGACCGTGAGGGTGAGGGCGATCTGATCGTCGCCGCCTCGCTCTGCACCGCCGAGAAGATGGCGTTCATCATCCGCCATACGTCAGGCATCGTCTGCGCGCCGGTGACGACCGAGGACGCGCGCCGCCTGCGGCTCGATCCGATGGTGGCCCACAACGATTCCGCGCACACCACCGCCTTCACGGTGTCGATCGACTACAAGCCTGATGGCGGCACCGGCATCTCCGCCGAGGAGCGCGCCTCCTGCTGCCGCGCGCTGTCCAATCCCAATGTCGGCGCCAACGATTTCGCCCGGCCCGGCCACATCTTCCCGCTGATCGCCAAGGATGGCGGCGTGCTGCTGCGCTCGGGCCATACCGAGGCCGCCGTCGATCTCTGCAAGCTCTCCGGCCTGCCGCCGGTCGGCGTCATCAGCGAATTGATGAACGACGACGGCAGCGTGATGAAGGGCGAGCAGGTCGCGCAGTTCGCGGCCAAGCACAAGCTGAAGCACGTCACCATCGCGGACATGATCGCCTACCGTCAGGCGCGCGAGAAGCTGATCGAGCGGGTCTCGACCTTCGTCACCGAAAGCCCGATCGGACCCTTGCAAGGCTATGCCTACCGTTCGCCGTTCGATTCCATCGCCCACGTCGCTTTCGTCTATAACGGCGTCGGCGACGGCAAGAACGTGCTGACGCGCTTTCACAAGCCGAACATCGTCAAGGACATCTTCACCGGGCACAAGCGCATGGCCGCCGTGCTCGAGCATTTCAAGAAATCCGGCCGAGGGGTGCTGGTTTACTTGCGCGACGGCGCGGCCGGTGTCCCCGTGGCGGCGCTGCCGGACGAGTCGGCGACGGAGGCCGACCGCAACCGCCAGTGGCGCGAGGTCGGCGTCGGCGCGCAGATCTTGCGCGACCTCGGCGTCACCTCGATCCGGCATCTCACCTCCTCGGTGCACGACTACAAGGGCCTGTCGGGCTTCGGCATCGAGATCGTCGCCAACGAACAGCTCGAGAGCTGA
- a CDS encoding cation:proton antiporter — MHELIRDITLCILFAWMLGLLAHFSRQPLILAYLIAGFCIGPFGAGWVHSQESIGVISELGLIFMLFMIGLEIDLKKIVRAGKVILFAAGGQLLGGCLLGVLFFVGIGLSLGGGHFDAVYLCVACALSSTVIIVKVLYEKRELDTLPGRITLGVLVLQDIFAILFLAVQPSLANLQASVILLSIGRVAVLVAAALLVSRYVLPRLFHQIARRPELILLGALAWCFLVAETAERLSLSREMGALIAGVSLSTFPYALDVTAKVTTLRDFFITLFFVALGMTIPVPGLSVIGLALMIAAFTVVSRLVTTFTPLYLMKQGLRASLLPALNLAQISEFSLVVIQTGVADHHIAAQTANAASFAFVVLAVLSTFAMSRSDEITRWAIGPLKRIGLRDLDHGNGHAEEGHEGGHGEARRIVILGFFRAASALLAEIERQTPVLLEQITVVDFNPNVYQTLLSRGLHVIYGDISSADTLLHAGVGKSEMIILSVPDSLLKGASNEKLVRHVRALNPTALIVATADLLSDVDELYAAGASYVTVTRLSDAHELFTVIEAAQAGLLADKRAELDQRLGERREVLP, encoded by the coding sequence ATGCATGAGCTCATTCGCGACATCACTCTCTGTATTCTATTTGCCTGGATGCTGGGCCTGCTCGCCCATTTCTCCCGGCAGCCGCTCATTCTGGCCTATCTTATCGCCGGCTTTTGCATAGGTCCATTCGGCGCGGGCTGGGTCCATTCGCAGGAATCGATCGGCGTCATCTCCGAGCTCGGCCTGATCTTCATGCTGTTCATGATCGGCCTGGAGATCGATCTGAAGAAGATCGTGCGGGCGGGAAAGGTGATCCTGTTCGCGGCGGGCGGCCAGCTCCTCGGCGGCTGCCTGCTCGGGGTCCTGTTCTTCGTCGGCATCGGCCTGTCACTCGGGGGCGGGCACTTCGATGCGGTCTATCTCTGCGTCGCCTGCGCGCTGTCGAGCACCGTCATCATCGTCAAGGTGCTCTACGAGAAACGCGAGCTCGACACGCTGCCAGGGCGCATCACGCTCGGCGTGCTGGTGCTCCAGGACATCTTCGCCATCCTGTTTCTGGCGGTGCAGCCGAGCCTCGCCAATCTGCAGGCCAGCGTCATCCTGCTCTCGATCGGCCGTGTCGCGGTGCTGGTCGCCGCAGCTCTGCTGGTCAGCCGCTACGTGCTGCCGCGGCTGTTCCACCAGATCGCCCGGCGGCCCGAGCTGATCCTGCTCGGCGCGCTGGCCTGGTGCTTTCTCGTCGCCGAGACCGCCGAGCGGCTGTCGCTGTCGCGCGAGATGGGCGCCCTGATCGCCGGCGTCTCGCTCTCGACCTTTCCCTACGCGCTCGACGTCACCGCCAAGGTCACCACGCTGCGCGACTTCTTCATCACCCTGTTCTTCGTCGCACTCGGCATGACCATTCCCGTCCCCGGCCTCTCCGTGATCGGGCTGGCGCTGATGATCGCGGCTTTCACGGTGGTGAGCCGCCTCGTCACCACCTTCACGCCGCTCTATCTGATGAAGCAGGGCTTGCGCGCCAGCCTGTTGCCGGCGCTGAACCTCGCGCAGATCTCCGAGTTCTCGCTGGTGGTGATCCAGACCGGCGTCGCCGATCACCATATCGCAGCGCAGACGGCGAATGCCGCCTCCTTCGCCTTCGTGGTGCTCGCGGTGCTCTCGACCTTTGCGATGAGCCGCAGCGACGAGATCACCCGCTGGGCGATCGGCCCCCTGAAGCGGATCGGCCTGCGCGACCTCGATCACGGCAACGGCCATGCCGAGGAGGGGCACGAGGGCGGCCATGGCGAGGCCCGCCGTATCGTCATCCTCGGTTTTTTCCGTGCGGCGAGCGCGCTGCTGGCCGAGATCGAACGGCAGACGCCGGTGCTGCTCGAGCAGATCACCGTGGTCGATTTCAACCCCAATGTGTACCAGACGTTGCTGTCGCGCGGCCTGCACGTGATCTATGGCGACATCAGCAGCGCGGATACGCTGCTCCATGCCGGCGTCGGCAAGTCCGAGATGATCATCCTCAGCGTGCCGGATTCGCTGCTGAAGGGCGCCAGCAACGAGAAGCTGGTCCGCCACGTCCGCGCGCTCAATCCGACCGCCCTGATCGTGGCCACGGCCGATCTCCTGTCGGACGTGGACGAGCTCTATGCGGCCGGCGCAAGCTACGTCACCGTGACCCGGCTCAGCGACGCTCATGAGCTGTTCACGGTCATTGAGGCCGCGCAGGCCGGCCTTCTGGCCGACAAGCGCGCCGAGCTCGACCAGCGGCTCGGCGAACGCCGCGAAGTGCTGCCCTGA
- a CDS encoding DUF3124 domain-containing protein, with translation MRKGLFAAMLLCPLAFAVPAVAQSKVNIEQNFADSLTAQPKEELAISGGFYVPAYSSVAMSQGKLRVDFSVTLSVHNASETQALVIKRIAYFDTAGKQVESYLKAPVAVRPLATVSIFIPTDDVRGGTGANFLVDWAATGEIAEPVVEALMVGGVANAHYAFISQGRPTRTATKK, from the coding sequence ATGCGAAAAGGGCTGTTCGCAGCAATGCTGCTATGTCCCCTCGCCTTTGCCGTGCCCGCCGTCGCACAATCCAAGGTCAATATTGAACAGAACTTTGCCGATTCCCTCACCGCGCAGCCGAAGGAGGAACTCGCAATCTCCGGTGGTTTCTACGTGCCTGCCTATTCCAGCGTCGCAATGAGCCAGGGCAAGCTGCGCGTCGACTTCTCGGTGACCTTGAGTGTTCACAACGCCTCCGAGACGCAAGCACTGGTGATCAAACGCATCGCCTATTTCGACACCGCAGGCAAGCAGGTCGAGAGTTATCTGAAGGCGCCGGTGGCCGTGAGGCCGCTGGCCACAGTCTCGATCTTCATTCCGACCGACGACGTGCGCGGCGGGACCGGGGCCAATTTCCTCGTCGACTGGGCCGCGACAGGCGAGATCGCCGAGCCCGTGGTCGAGGCCCTGATGGTTGGCGGCGTCGCCAATGCGCATTACGCTTTCATCAGCCAGGGCCGTCCGACTAGGACGGCCACAAAGAAGTGA
- a CDS encoding PLP-dependent aminotransferase family protein, protein MTSSFDFAPLFPAGLPAPSARWTGLAKYSFVGGNNDSEQLPLEGLIEATTSALQREGRSLATYGLAHGPQGYLPLREFLVTKLKRDAGINCTVDDLLIVSGSLQALDLVNATLLTRGDTVIFEQDSYQGSLTRLARLGVNVVGVPLDKDGMRMDVLAATLADLKSRGIRPKYIYTIPTVQNPTGSIMPESRRTELVRLATEYGVPIFEDDCYADLVWSGKRPPAIHAMSPNGGVIHIGSFSKSIAPALRVGFIVAPWEVMSRMLALKTDAGSGALEQMVLAAYCKPHFASHVPALTKALRTKLDTLMEALNEQFGTAAEFEEPKGGIFLWVKLPDQVDTLKLYQAALTAGVSINPGPEWSTNKSHASSRLRLCFASPTHQQIREGVAVLAEVCRKEFGVPARSANVEKRA, encoded by the coding sequence ATGACGTCCAGCTTCGATTTCGCACCCCTGTTTCCGGCAGGGCTGCCGGCCCCTTCTGCGCGCTGGACGGGGCTTGCCAAATACAGTTTCGTGGGCGGCAACAACGATTCCGAGCAACTGCCGCTCGAGGGCCTGATCGAGGCGACCACCTCAGCGTTACAGCGCGAAGGCCGGTCGCTCGCGACCTACGGTCTGGCGCATGGCCCGCAGGGCTACCTGCCCTTGCGCGAATTCCTGGTGACGAAGCTCAAGCGCGATGCCGGCATCAACTGCACCGTCGACGATCTCCTGATCGTGTCCGGCTCGCTCCAGGCGCTCGACCTCGTCAACGCGACGCTGCTGACCCGCGGCGACACAGTGATCTTCGAGCAGGACAGCTATCAGGGCTCGCTGACCCGCCTGGCACGGCTCGGCGTCAATGTGGTCGGCGTCCCCCTCGACAAGGACGGCATGCGCATGGACGTGCTGGCCGCGACGCTGGCCGACCTGAAGAGCCGCGGGATCCGGCCGAAATACATCTACACCATTCCGACGGTGCAGAATCCGACCGGCAGCATCATGCCCGAGAGCCGACGCACTGAGCTGGTACGGCTCGCGACCGAGTATGGCGTGCCCATCTTCGAGGACGATTGCTATGCCGACCTCGTCTGGTCAGGGAAGCGCCCGCCGGCGATTCATGCGATGAGCCCGAACGGCGGCGTGATTCATATCGGCTCGTTCTCCAAGTCGATCGCGCCGGCGCTGCGCGTCGGCTTCATCGTGGCGCCCTGGGAGGTGATGTCGCGGATGCTGGCGCTGAAGACGGATGCCGGCTCCGGCGCGCTGGAGCAGATGGTGCTCGCCGCCTATTGCAAGCCGCATTTCGCAAGCCACGTGCCGGCCCTGACCAAGGCGCTGCGCACCAAGCTCGACACGCTGATGGAGGCGCTGAACGAGCAGTTCGGGACGGCCGCCGAGTTCGAGGAGCCCAAGGGCGGCATCTTCCTCTGGGTGAAGCTGCCCGACCAGGTCGATACGCTGAAACTCTATCAGGCCGCTCTCACCGCCGGAGTCTCGATCAATCCGGGGCCGGAATGGTCGACCAACAAGAGCCATGCCAGCTCGCGCCTCAGGCTGTGTTTTGCGAGTCCGACGCACCAGCAGATCCGCGAGGGCGTCGCCGTGCTGGCCGAGGTCTGCCGCAAGGAATTCGGGGTGCCGGCCCGGAGTGCCAATGTTGAGAAGCGGGCCTGA
- the hpaD gene encoding 3,4-dihydroxyphenylacetate 2,3-dioxygenase, with translation MGQLVLAAKVTHVPSLMLSEQPGSPLRDAREPAVRSLRELGRRAKERGVTCFVVFDTHWLSNFGYHINANARHCGSFTSHEAPQMIQDLRYDLPGDTRLAEAIADRAGDAGLNVIAHQVASLGLEYGTVVPMHYLNRDGFAKVVSVASPLFTSFEESRILGEATRRAIDESRERVAIIASGSLSHRLWPNKKLGPEAWTSVASEFNRQVDLRVLELWQSRRYREFLDMLPDYATKCNGEGGMADTIMLFAALGWYDYRGAAEQLCDYFPSSGSGQVNVEFHVEA, from the coding sequence ATGGGGCAACTCGTACTCGCGGCCAAGGTCACCCACGTTCCATCGCTGATGCTGTCGGAGCAACCCGGCAGCCCGTTACGCGATGCGCGCGAGCCGGCGGTCAGGTCTTTGCGCGAGCTCGGCCGGCGGGCGAAGGAGCGCGGCGTGACCTGCTTTGTGGTGTTCGACACCCACTGGCTCTCCAATTTCGGCTACCACATCAATGCCAATGCGCGGCATTGCGGCTCGTTCACGAGCCACGAGGCGCCGCAGATGATCCAGGATCTGCGCTACGATTTGCCGGGCGACACGCGCCTGGCCGAAGCCATCGCTGATAGGGCCGGGGACGCCGGCCTGAACGTGATCGCCCATCAGGTGGCCAGCCTCGGGCTCGAATACGGCACCGTCGTGCCGATGCACTACCTGAACCGGGACGGCTTCGCGAAGGTCGTCTCGGTCGCCTCGCCGCTATTCACCTCCTTCGAGGAGAGCCGGATCCTCGGTGAAGCGACCCGCCGCGCGATCGATGAATCCCGTGAACGCGTCGCAATCATCGCCAGCGGTTCGCTCTCGCATCGGCTCTGGCCGAACAAGAAGCTGGGCCCCGAGGCCTGGACGTCGGTCGCCAGCGAGTTCAACCGTCAGGTCGATCTGCGCGTGCTCGAGCTGTGGCAGAGCCGCCGCTATCGCGAATTCCTCGACATGCTTCCGGATTACGCCACCAAGTGCAACGGCGAAGGCGGCATGGCCGACACCATCATGCTGTTCGCCGCGCTTGGCTGGTACGACTACCGCGGCGCCGCCGAGCAGCTCTGCGACTATTTTCCGTCCTCCGGGAGCGGCCAAGTCAACGTGGAGTTTCACGTCGAGGCGTGA
- a CDS encoding helix-turn-helix domain-containing protein, which produces MLNQVMDFAGEVLPGSCAVPPYSETAFLTELGDRLRSSRMRCALSRRELARRSGISERYIAQIEAGKGNVSIVLLLRLASAIHGSQPQAA; this is translated from the coding sequence ATGCTGAATCAAGTCATGGATTTTGCGGGCGAAGTGCTGCCGGGGAGCTGCGCCGTGCCGCCTTATTCCGAGACCGCGTTTCTGACCGAGCTGGGCGATCGCTTGCGGTCCTCGCGCATGCGCTGCGCCCTGTCGCGCCGCGAGCTGGCCCGCCGTTCCGGGATTTCCGAGCGCTATATCGCCCAGATCGAGGCCGGCAAGGGCAACGTCTCGATCGTCCTCTTGCTGAGGCTGGCCTCCGCGATCCACGGCAGCCAGCCACAGGCGGCCTGA